A stretch of the Epinephelus fuscoguttatus linkage group LG2, E.fuscoguttatus.final_Chr_v1 genome encodes the following:
- the lingo1b gene encoding leucine-rich repeat and immunoglobulin-like domain-containing nogo receptor-interacting protein 1-B: MTVLVSSRMVSGEAGGHSYLVACWQPILILMLGTVLSGSTTGCPSRCDCNGQERSVVCHRRRLAALPEGIPTETRLLDLSKNRLKTLGPEEFINYPQLEELQLNENTISSIEPGAFGNLMNLRTLGLRNNQLKLIQLGVFTGLTNLTQLDISENKIVILLDYMFQELYNLRALEVGDNDLVFISPRSFHGLSNLESLNIEGCNLASVPTDALSHLHNLLSLRLRYLNVTVIRDYSFKRLYRLRVLEISQMPALDTMTPKCLFGLNLTSLSVTNCNLTVIPYQAISHLRYLRFLNLSFNPIHTVEGNQLFNLQKLQAFHLAGGRLTAIEPYSFRGLNHLRVLNVSSNSLNTLEESVFHSVGNLETLALYDNPLACDCRLLWVFRRRWRLNFNRQQPMCASPEVVQGKEFKDFPDILPSDYFICQKSKITDYKVQESHVDEGTTVHFACHAEGDPAPVIMWLSPKKEYITTKTAGSRLSVSHDGTLEVRYAQIQDNGTYLCIASNAAGNDTKAAHLFVHSYSPNWPHQPNKTFAFISNQPSDEGANVTRATVPFPFDVKTLIIATTMGFISFLGVVLFCLVILFLWSRGKDNTKSSIEVEYVPRKEEQEEASPTEAPIQFNMKIM, encoded by the exons ATGACAGTCCTG GTAAGCAGTAGGATGGTGTCTGGGGAGGCAGGAGGGCACAGCTACTTGGTGGCATGCTGGCAGCCCATCCTGATCCTCATGCTGGGCACCGTCCTCTCTGGCTCCACCACCGGTTGCCCCTCCCGATGCGACTGCAACGGTCAGGAGCGTTCAGTTGTGTGCCATCGACGGAGACTTGCAGCTCTTCCCGAGGGCATACCTACTGAAACAAGGCTGCTAGACCTAAGCAAGAACCGTCTGAAAACTCTTGGGCCTGAGGAGTTCATTAATTACCCTCAGCTGGAGGAGCTGCAACTTAACGAAAACACAATTTCATCCATCGAGCCTGGGGCCTTTGGCAACCTTATGAATCTTCGAACTCTAGGTTTGCGCAACAACCAGCTGAAGCTCATTCAGCTGGGGGTGTTCACAGGCCTGACCAACCTCACCCAGCTGGATATTAGTGAGAACAAAATTGTCATTCTGCTTGACTACATGTTCCAGGAGCTGTACAACCTGAGGGCTCTGGAGGTTGGCGACAATGACCTAGTATTCATCTCACCCCGATCATTTCATGGCCTCAGCAACCTTGAAAGCCTCAACATTGAGGGATGCAATCTGGCCTCAGTGCCCACTGATGCCCTTAGCCATCTGCATAACCTGTTGTCACTTCGATTACGCTATCTCAATGTCACTGTCATAAGGGATTACTCCTTTAAGAGGCTGTATCGGCTCAGAGTGCTGGAGATTTCTCAAATGCCTGCCCTGGATACCATGACGCCAAAATGCTTATTTGGACTCAACCTCACATCATTGTCCGTCACAAACTGTAATCTTACTGTCATCCCCTACCAAGCCATCAGTCACCTAAGATATCTGCGGTTTTTGAATCTGTCTTTTAATCCTATTCATACAGTGGAAGGGAACCAACTGTTCAATCTACAGAAGCTCCAGGCTTTTCATTTGGCTGGTGGGAGATTAACTGCCATTGAGCCCTACTCTTTCCGAGGACTCAACCACCTCCGTGTCCTCAATGTATCCAGCAATAGCTTGAACACCCTGGAGGAGTCTGTCTTTCACTCAGTGGGAAACCTGGAGACTCTGGCTTTATATGACAACCCATTGGCCTGCGACTGCCGCTTGCTGTGGGTCTTCCGTCGGAGGTGGAGGCTCAACTTTAACAGACAACAGCCCATGTGTGCTTCGCCTGAGGTAGTCCAAGGAAAAGAGTTCAAGGACTTCCCAGACATCCTTCCTTCTGACTATTTCATCTGCCAGAAATCAAAGATCACGGATTATAAGGTTCAAGAAAGCCATGTAGATGAAGGAACTACGGTTCATTTCGCTTGCCATGCTGAGGGTGATCCGGCCCCTGTGATAATGTGGCTATCCCCCAAGAAGGAATACATCACGACCAAAACCGCTGGGTCAAGACTTTCTGTGTCTCATGATGGCACACTGGAGGTACGTTACGCCCAAATCCAAGACAACGGCACTTACTTGTGCATTGCAAGCAATGCAGCGGGCAATGACACCAAAGCTGCTCACCTTTTTGTGCATAGCTACTCCCCCAATTGGCCCCACCAACCAAACAAGACATTTGCCTTCATTTCCAACCAGCCCAGCGATGAAGGTGCTAATGTGACTCGGGCCACAGTTCCATTTCCATTTGATGTAAAGACACTTATCATTGCAACCACCATGGGATTTATCTCTTTCCTCGGAGTTGTCCTCTTCTGTCTTGTGATATTATTCCTCTGGAGTCGAGGGAAAGACAATACTAAGTCGAGTATAGAGGTTGAATATGTGCCACGTAAAGAGGAACAAGAGGAGGCCAGTCCGACCGAGGCACCCATACAATTCAACATGAAAATCATGTGA